TTCTACCTTGAAACAGTAGCTCGTCTCCTCTCCATCCCAGATGGTGTTTGGTAGAGGGAACTTTCGTCTGACTCGATACTTCCCCACAGCACCCAGTGGTCGGCCCCTCTGCTTCTCGGCCTCCATATAGTGGGCTCGGAGCcagagctgctgcaggagcGGGTGGCTGCGTGGGGAAAAGGGGAAGCCCTCTAGCAGGGTGTAGAGGTCAGTGAAGCACCCCTGGTGAAAGGCCACTGCGGCTTTAGCCTTCAGCACACTCTCCAGCTCCCCAGGGccggaggaggaggcggagagggaaggaggaggaagagtgcGGAGGAAGCCAGCGAGACGATCCATGCAACCGCTCTGCAGGAGGACCTCGCACACACAAGCCACCTGCTCTGCTGTGAAGATCATCGCTGTGGAAACAAGAGCGGTGGTCCCAAAAGTCCTGAAATAAAAGTTAAACCAAAGGCTGCGTGGAAATATCCTCTAACAGCTTCTCTTAAGTTGGTGCAGCAGAGAGCTGGAGGCTCTGCGGAGCACTGTGGATGAACGAAAACTAAGTGAACGTGCTTGTATGTTTATCGTTACTCATCATGCCCTGGCAGAATGGAGTCACAGGTAACCTGAGACCATCGGGGTTAAAACAACACACCTTACATCCTTCCTTCTCTtgtacaaacacatgcatacacatcgCGTACACCTTTGATGTTGTATTGGCGCTCAGCCAGTCAGAGAGCATGATGGTTTGGTTGCACAGGGtgggtggggtgtgtgtgtggggggggtatttgaataaaattttCTTGCCAAATTAGAAGCAAAATCCTCTGTCAAATAGTTTTTGTGCTAACAATAACTCACATTTCAGAAATGTGATGCCTGTAAACAGACAGTCCCTGAATCATGACATGCACGGAAAAGTTTTGTAAATGTCGTTTATTACAATATCatgtaatataaaaaatagaatgcattttaatacaaaaaaaaggagaaaaaaagaaaccttgAATAACACAAATTATCCCTttcaaaacctttaaaaagTCAATGAAAATACATTATCTTTGGTTAAATCTGGAGTCATATACTTTGCGTGTCAGGTAGGACAGTAAAAACAAATCCCACCCTAAAAACAAAACGGGTACAAATGTGCATAAGCCCACACAGGCTTCAATGTCTACATACTTTGGTAAGAAATGGCTCATACAGAAAACAAACGCAGGCTACCATATTTTACATACAAGGACACATTTCCCTTTACCCCTAATTTAAAATTCAGACAAAAACTTGATTTGTCCAAGCCATTTAATAATCTTTCCGAGGGCCACTgggaacaaaaatgaaaaatttcaTTAACATGTGGTGACCTATTTCAAAATGTAGCTTCAATGACCTATCAGCCATCAAAATTGATCTGAATACCTACAGTCTGAGATTTAAAACCTCAGGTTGCACAACAGCGTGACCTTCCAGGTGAAAATGAATATCATTTCCTATCTGCGTTTTTCCACGAGGACTCATTTTCTTTCAGTTAAAACTAGAAAACTGATTGATACATGCTTTAAATAGATTAAATGtacaaaagagacaaacaacaaatagaCTAATAACAATACAAAGGCCATTATTGTAACTAGATGCGCCACTGAAGTGTATTTTTGTGTACCATAAATGGCCAAAGGTTTGACCGCTACCTGCGTTATGACAGTGGAAACTCATACGACGATGAGCGTTTTAGATTTAAATTGAAGGAGCGATTCCATCAATTTACAACAGATTTAATCAGAAAGATCAGCATCCCGTTTTCGATTTATCTTTTCAGCTGTTATGTCAGGTGAGAGTTATTAACTTCCAATGAAGGTCTCAGGTCCACAGTGAAAATTTCTGAACAGAATAGAGTCCAACCACTGTCATAACGACACGGCGATGCAGCGTAAACATTGTGTGaatgaaatgtgcaaaatatacaaatataggAGACTGAACTGTGACCATGCAGCCAAAACTGTCACGTTACATTTAACTAAAgatcaaacagacacagaaatatGGGGATTCAAAGAAGTCCATATGAATCCAGAAAATTTGGTCGGGTATATAGAAATTGTCAAATGATGTAAAAActcaaatcattttaatcaaaacCGTCAAACCTGTAAGCTTTAATATAAGGCACTTATCAATATCAGCAAACTGAGATTTTGGATGCAattgtcaaaaaatatttagtgGGATCACAGCGATCGATTTAGTGTAACGCACTACTATGCTTCATTTAAAAGCTCAGTATTTTAAAGCTTCTTTCATCTCCCAAGTGTACTGGCTTCTCGCCTCAGCCACATAGTGTCCTATAAAGAACTTAACATGCATTGCATAGAGTATAAAACTGTATTTCCTGTGTTATATTCTTATTAATGGAGGGCAGCTTTCTCACTTGTAGGTGCAAACAGTCTGCACATTTCCACCCAGACTTCAGAGACTTGTAGTAATAAAATACTGCTGTATAGCCCTTGAAGCTATGTAAGAGAATCACTCATTTATGGTTTCACATAAAATTCAACCAAGTTGATTCAGTACATGCTACACCCTATTCCTGGAGTGTTGCTAGAATATTATATTCAGTCTGTgaacaagaaaaggaaaaccaAACGCCACTGCGCGCTGGATCAGATTTATTTCTAGATCTGTGCCTTTCCCAAATAGTCTGTTGAACAGCTATTGTGGTGGATCCACAACAAACTACGGCtgccataaaaaacaaacaaaaacgacaaaaaaaaaaaaaaaacaggcgtCTTTTTCCAAGTACAGCTGATTTTCATCCGCAGTCTACAAAACTGCAGAGAAGAGCTGAGAAAGTGGGTAACCAGGAAACCAAGATGAGGGCCAAGCACACTAATCCATGTTGGTTCTCCTGTCTGGATCTGATAAAGCAGATAAGGCACGTATGGATTTAGTCAAAACTTTTTCTCAGAGGAATATTCCCTATGCCAGTTAAAATGATGCTTAACCAGTAGGTAAATATCCCGTATAACCCTGCCCATCCATGTGAAATAGAGCTGCGgaggattcattttaaaagtgcCAGCTGAGGCCATGATGGTATCAGGCCTCACTGAGAGAGCATCGTTGTTCTACACGTCAGAACCTAAACATACTGCAGAAGACATGTCTGTCTTAGAGGATTGACAGTGTGGAATAAAAATCTTTTAGATcactaataaaaacaacagcGCAATCgttcatctactgtatgtttcattgttttttagCGACGTGGGGTTGCCAAGCAGCAAGGTAAACAGTCTACAAGCCCAGCTCATCGTCCACAGGGACAGACTGGAGCTGAGTCAGAATCTTGGAGTCCCCGTCCATCTCCTCAGGATTTCCTAGTGGTGAGTTGGCTTCTACATCCTGCTCCGGAGAAGGGCTTCCCAGAAGCAGCGACTCTCCTCCAGGTAGGCCTAACAAAGCTGGGTCTACAGGTAGGTCCCCCTTCCCGCGGACGTCAAACAGAGTTAGACTAGCCGAGGTGGAGAGGGGCACGGGGCTCCAGGCCGGCTGGGACAGCTGGGTGCTGGGCGTCACTCCGCTGTACATGGGGCTGAGGGCAAGCATGCTTTCTGG
This is a stretch of genomic DNA from Thunnus albacares chromosome 6, fThuAlb1.1, whole genome shotgun sequence. It encodes these proteins:
- the six9 gene encoding SIX homeobox 9 isoform X2, translated to MIFTAEQVACVCEVLLQSGCMDRLAGFLRTLPPPSLSASSSGPGELESVLKAKAAVAFHQGCFTDLYTLLEGFPFSPRSHPLLQQLWLRAHYMEAEKQRGRPLGAVGKYRVRRKFPLPNTIWDGEETSYCFKEKSRSMLREWYRHKPYPSSWERRELAAATGLTTTQVGNWFKNRRQRDRSMGGSRAGSGGTSGVTSSNNDLSPPDSPNLQYRCPPPLCHPPPPLRHM
- the six9 gene encoding SIX homeobox 9 isoform X1, producing the protein MIFTAEQVACVCEVLLQSGCMDRLAGFLRTLPPPSLSASSSGPGELESVLKAKAAVAFHQGCFTDLYTLLEGFPFSPRSHPLLQQLWLRAHYMEAEKQRGRPLGAVGKYRVRRKFPLPNTIWDGEETSYCFKEKSRSMLREWYRHKPYPSSWERRELAAATGLTTTQVGNWFKNRRQRDRSMGGSSFQRAGSGGTSGVTSSNNDLSPPDSPNLQYRCPPPLCHPPPPLRHM